Proteins co-encoded in one Arachis stenosperma cultivar V10309 chromosome 7, arast.V10309.gnm1.PFL2, whole genome shotgun sequence genomic window:
- the LOC130939815 gene encoding uncharacterized protein LOC130939815 gives MPKNFVLSTALKSYEGFGDPRVHIKKFQSMMFFNGAFDPILGRSFPTFLDGAALLGFSKIPAGSISCFEELARSFIDYFAASQIYVHGSDYLSSIKQGPHESLKDYMTQFAKATIEIPNLNPEVHLYALKSGLCPEKFQETIAITKPKMLTKFQEKTVTQMKIEELREARRIEKRQPHDARTSWLV, from the coding sequence CAAGTCATATGAAGGATTCGGAGATCCTCGCGTCCATATTAAGAAATTTCAATCCATGATGTTCTTTAATGGTGCCTTTGACCCTATACTCGGTCGATCTTTTCCAACTTTTTTAGATGGTGCTGCTTTACTTGGGTTTTCTAAGATACCTGCAGGTTCAATCTCTTGCTTCGAAGAATTGGCAAGGTCTTTCATCGACTACTTCGCAGCTTCACAAATATATGTGCACGGGTCTGATTACCTCAGTAGTATCAAGCAAGGTCCACATGAAAGCTTGAAAGACTACATGACGCAGTTCGCCAAAGCAACTATAGAGATCCCCAACCTCAACCCTGAGGTACACCTATACGCACTAAAGAGCGGCCTCTGCCCAGAAAAGTTCCAGGAGACTATAGCTATTACCAAGCCAAAAATGCTAACAAAATTCCAAGAAAAAACTGTGACCCAAATGAAAATTGAAGAACTCCGTGAAGCTCGGCGAATAGAGAAACGACAGCCTCATGATGCCAGGACATCTTGGCTAGTTTGA